The Larimichthys crocea isolate SSNF chromosome X, L_crocea_2.0, whole genome shotgun sequence genome segment tgagAATCATTTACAGTCACATAAATAAAACCCAGCAGTAACACTGGTCTTTAGGGGTTCTCTCACCTCTGTAGCTCCTGACATGTCAGTGGACGTGGGTGGCACGGGAGGTGGTGGCATCATGTGGCCTGGTGGGGGGTATCCATAAGGCCCGTAGCTATAGTTGTAGCCACTGTTGTAGCCGCTGCTGTAGCCACTGTTATAGCCGCTGTTGTTGTAGCCGCTGTACTGGTCATAGCCACCCCACTGAGAGTAGTAGCCCCCTTGACCTGCGGTGCTATTGCTGCCATAGTAACTGGACTGGGACTGGTTATAGTTGTTATGGTAATTCTGGCCCTGGCCCCCGTGGTAATTGCTCATCTTCTGGCTGCAACACAACAAGGTTTTATCGACTTTTTGATAGCAACTTGGTGAAGGACACTTTCAAAATGAACTTGACCAATAATCTAACAATCTGAAGGGTCATTCTACATCATCAGTTATTTTATCATGTTTCCATGACAGCATCTTACCTCTTTGCCACGGCGATACTAAGCCTGAGTGGCTTCCCCCCAAGCATCGTACCCTGGCACTCCTCGATCGCCTTCTTCTGCTCGCTCTCCTCCCCAAACTTGACAAAGCCGTAACCTCTGCAAGTCAAACAGCAATTACACCTTGTctcaacaccaccacacactccATAGTTGGAATTTAAAAGCCACTTATAATGAGAAACAGAATATAATGGGTATTATTATGGTAGAACTGAAActtgttgttttacttttaacatGAGGTAGCATCACTTGAATTGTGAGTTGCTCTTGCTTAGCCTATATGGGGAAAACAATAGTTTTAGCATAAGACggtaagaaaacatttcttcatcaGCCTCTTTCTTTGAAAATAGATGAAGATGTACTGAAGGTCAACGTCCACAGCACTGCTATCTAAATAATCATTACAGCACAACAAAGATCAAGAAATCATCTGAATACTTTTCACATGTCTGAGGCCGCATCGGTCCACCTCTGAGTTTACATACCTGGAGTATCCATACTGATCAGTGACCACTTTGGCTCCTTTGCAGGAGAGGTACTTCTTGAAAACTTGGTGCAGTTGGAAGTCATCCACCTCAGAGGCCAAGTCgcccacaaacacagagaactcCGGCCTGAAGTGAGGAAAATATTCCACAAGACATACAAGCCATTATACAAATGTGTTCACATATGCAGTACTCCAAACACCTGGAAGCAAACTTGAAGACGTATTATATGGATTTGTTCTCACGTGTAGTGTGCTATGGTATCAGAAAATGATTCCTCCTAAAATTGTGATATTAATTTCAGCCATATTGCAGAGTCATGGCCTCCATGACAGCGATCAGCAAGGCATCAAGTAGTAGAGATGTTGTTTAatttcacattcacactgatACCATACATTAATCTGAGCAGATCTTCAGTGTTCTTTTTAGAATTTAAACTAACATTTCATGAAACGGTTCTTCGTTAGGGATTTAGGGCACATTCAGACAAGATCAGGTGCTGCGGTGAAAACATTTGAGTGGGGGTCATCCATTTTGTCGGGGCAGTGTGGGCTGCAAGGGTCACAGCAgtgaagttgagccagatccaacttcTGCAAAAACGCAGCCAGATGTCATGCTGCAGCCACAAAtcaatgtctctgaaactgagactatccaggcggattcatggactaaactttAACAACTCTACCTGTTGCTTCTAAATTTGTGTCTGGCTTataatttatgctgcaaaatcGTGACACTaagaagtttaatttgcttGGTGCCCagtggtttgagagagagagagagagagagtgtgaatgagagtgagcgagcgccagCATTGATGCAGCTGGTCATTCAATGAAATAAAgctatttcctgattgtttcacagtggttatgTTATATACTCACTGCAGCACCTCCTGTCTGAATGTAACCTAAAGATAACAGGTTTTGGGTGATCTTTTGAAGTGGAGCATTGACATGCAAAATGTTGAGCTTACCCTGCCTCTGGCCGTTTTCCATATGTGGCATAGTTTAGCTTAAACTTCCGGGGCTGCACatgggaagagaaaaaacacacacttagcCGACGTCAAACACCAGAGACGTGTAGTATAGCACTGATATTGCTGGAAATAAAGAGTGGAGTTATTATGGTTGTTATTTGGGTTTTACATACCTCCACCACCCAGACCAGCCTTTAGCCCATTCCTCAGTTAGTTCCTACCAGAGACTCTATTCACCAGCTTCAAACAAAGTACATTCATGTACAAGCAGCCTCTCAGCCACCTTCAGCAGCAGGTACAGGCCGGTGGACAGGGGAGCCCAGTAGCTTGGCCAGCTCACAGGGCCAGCAGCATTTCAAGTTCAGTAGCAAGCAGCTAAAGCTCACAACTTTACATAGCACTTAGAAAAGGTTCGAGCTGGCAGGATTCATTTTGTTACACATCACCAGACTCTTCAGGAGACTCACTGTCACTACAGCCAATATAGAATAAGTGTCACTTTGTATCTGTAACGCTGTTTAGTATTACATCTTTAGAAATGTTAGGACAGTAAGTGGTAGCTGAAGTAACTTAAAGAGCAAATCGAACAGATTTGGCACATTTAAACTCTGTTAACAAGAATCTGGTGTGTTTACAGATAAAAATGACAACCTCAAACTATAGACTTAAACATTCAGCACTATGAGCTACTATCAGAACAAAAAGGAGGACCAAGACTAGTTGAGCTCCACTATCCACAGtcaaatcaacaaataaatactgCTTGATAACATAACtaagactggaaaaaaaaaggaaggcgGTATTAAATTGTCAAcagtatacactgtatataatgtatatgtatgtattgaTGGAGaaacagtatttatatattgaAGTAAGGATTGCATCAATATGGAGGAAGTATTTGGCAATTACACCATAGAACTGACCGGGTTTGATCCAGGAACCAGTTTTCCATTGAGTCTTTGGACACAGCGGTCAACACTTGCTTCATCAGCGAGCTCCACAAAGCAGTATCCTGCTGAACCACTGCAGGGGGGGACACGAAGAGAAAACATTTACTAGAAGAACATTATATTTCAGCTATGAGGGAGTGATGTTTTATTAGTCACTCAACACACCAAAGCCATCATGAGTGACGCACAATGcattgcagtgtttttatatatttgcaaGAAAATAAATCCATGGTTTGGAAGTAGCGTGTGAAACTGTGTTTGCAAATCTCTTTGatatttcactgatttactCAGATAGTTGTCAGCTTGTGTTCTTTATTCACAACGTTGTCTGTAAACAACTCGAACAATGACTGTTTAGCAAGACAACATGAACTCAGTGATCATTGTTAAGATATTCATGATACAGACGATCACAAACAGGAATTTCTACATCTAACACCACAGGCTGAGGTTTAGTGAACGAGAGGAATTGAAACCACTTTCATGGTTCCTGCGGTCGTTCGCGCCAGTCAAAGCAGAACACACAGTCTGCTGTACGCAGGTCTTACCCTGTTATCCTGTGAGTGATGATCTTCACTCCAAACGGCGACTCTCCCATAGCACTAAAGGCCTGCTTGATGAAGTTCTCATCCATGTATGGGTCCAACTAAAAACACAcgtgaaaatacattttacatacatcACATTCAGTCTGAAGCAAAAAGAAAGTtcacaacagaaacagatgcAACAACTCATTTTTAATGGTCCTTGCAACACTGGCTGTAGCTGTTTCAGTAAAACATGCTTAAAAATGACAGgtcattatttatataatattatgctattataatattattaatttaaaaatcgTCAGGGGGCAGCAACTGCCATTACTGATGTGGTGCATTCAGGTACCACagaaaacaacataacaaaaaatgtaaggcaggtttgacattttagtttATGTCACACATACTTGTATGTATTTAATAACTATTATGACATTTGCCGTTTATGACTCAGATGAATTGGGAAATTATTTCCAGGTGGGGAcagttttgtttacatgttagCTGCTTTAGCTTGTAGCTAACCACTTGTTCGCTGGTTAAATGTCACTTCTGAATATTCTGTTCACAGCTACAGTGCCGGCCCAAAATAAGTCTGAGTGATGCCTCAGCTACAGGAACTCCAATGATCTGTAGCATGTATCAGCTAACGGCTGCTACCAAACATGGGCAGACAAATGAGCAGGAAACAGTCACGTGGGAGCCGCTTAGTGGGAGCTTAGGGATTTGTTTACGTTATTGAAGGCGTTAGCCAGCGAAGTAGCTCCGTCAGCACAGAGGTCAGCTTCACGTTTTAGCACAGGGGTCACTGAACGTAACCGAGCTAACAGCCAgcgtgctaagctaagctaacgtcCCCACAGTGAAGGAAGCGGCTTCAAACATACGTCACCCATCCACAGGCTGGTCTGTCTGTTAAACATCTTCAGGTCCGGAGCGGAGCTCAAACTGGAACAGGGGGGTCGTCGATGTTTAGCGTGGCTTCAAAACAATGTTATAACAAATGTTACAACGTTAAAAGTTCTCCACACGTTCAAGCTCAACACCTCGAGTCCAGTTCCTCTTCCGGCTCCGAGGCGGCACTTCCGGCGTAATGCCGACTTCAGCCTGCGCGCGCCCCCGCAGGCAGGATGGTCCCCACGGGAACGCGCACAGCGACGGCGAAAACTTTTGTTTATAGGAataatgttttgctgtttgtcgGTTCATTAATAAGCTTATATCTATGTTTAAGTGTTTAGAGTCACAAGTATATCCTTGATATGATTGGTTGATAAATAAACCGGCTGAATTACACTCtaaataatgatttattgacTTCTGTcataactctttttttattttacttatccACTGGGATTAAGTCGCTTTCGTTAGGTCTTATTGTTATGAAATTCATCAGCTGTCATGGAActattcagaaatgttttattatattgtaaaaTCAGGTCCCACCGAGATTTGAACTCGGATCGCTGGATTCAGAGTCCAGAGTGCTAACCATTACACCATGGAACCGCTGAAAGACAAGCTCGCCGCGTTCACAGACAGGTGATATGAGTAGGAAAACCCAGAACTAAACCACCGTGAACGTTTTTAACTCTCACATTCCGCCTGATCGTCTTTTCCCCCCCGTCTTTCCATTTGTCATAAGATCAAGCTGTCTGTATTTTCTATCCATTTTGGTCTGACATTGAGTTTAATACATATTGTATTttgaaattatataaatatatggaGTAAAACAGAGCAGATATACAACGTACAATTCAAAACCTTTGATGTAGTCCATCTAAAATTTTGAATCTACGTTCAAAACAGAGATATTCGTTCAAAAACGTTCAAAATGGTCTAGTTCTGGGTTTTCCTACCCACATcacctgtgtgtgaatgcgtcAAACACGTACCTAAGCGGTTCCATGGTGTAATGGTTAGCACTCTGGACTCTGAATCCAGCGATCCGAGTTCAAATCTCGGTGGGACCTGATTTTAGGGATGAAGGTGGGTACAACTATGAATTTCTTGACAGCTGACAAATTAAATGCCAATAATGTAAAAGATTGAACTGAATGCTCAGTTGAGGTGACAGTTCCTCTACATAGGTAAATGATTTGCATGCATTTCATCTGCATTTACACTACTTACAAAAAGTTAGGTATATTCCACTTTTGGGTAAagtttatggaaaatgtaaaatgttcatgctacagtgatatATCATGAAAGTTAGTGCATTTAAGTAGAAGCATGCAatggtttgtgttgtttcttatGTTGTGATTGCGCGTTTTGTAGATCACCGTCACTTCCAGTATTTCATTGGCACAGGGGGTGTGGTTGTGGTTACACCTTATTTTACATGTGCACTTGGTGGCGGGAAGCTCCAATATTTTCTGACTGTTTTCACTACTCATCATCACTTAGTACACCCTAGTTTAGTTTGTTACGTTATGCCAGTCTCACTTTGTTGATATTATTTTGGttaataaacatcataaaacattACATGACTTTGGATTTTCTTTGGACTGTAATGTGTCACATTAGAAGCCTGGGGGAGTTATCTGTTGTCTTATTATCAACCCTTTtataaagaaatgtaaacaCTCCTCACACAGGTGTTGTGAGGCATCTGTCAAAGGACATGCAGAGTCCAGGATGGTCTGAAAGGTGTGATTAAAAAGACACCAGCTCTCCTCTGTCAGAATGGGGGTTAAAATCAGTTAAAGAGGCAGTACTAAAAAGCTCTGAAAGTTTGCCGGCAGACCTAGAGTTAAAAACCCAGCGGCGGatgat includes the following:
- the trnau1apb gene encoding tRNA selenocysteine 1-associated protein 1-like isoform X1, with product MFNRQTSLWMGDLDPYMDENFIKQAFSAMGESPFGVKIITHRITGGSAGYCFVELADEASVDRCVQRLNGKLVPGSNPPRKFKLNYATYGKRPEAGPEFSVFVGDLASEVDDFQLHQVFKKYLSCKGAKVVTDQYGYSRGYGFVKFGEESEQKKAIEECQGTMLGGKPLRLSIAVAKSQKMSNYHGGQGQNYHNNYNQSQSSYYGSNSTAGQGGYYSQWGGYDQYSGYNNSGYNSGYSSGYNSGYNYSYGPYGYPPPGHMMPPPPVPPTSTDMSGATEQSHEEAGGIEEDNAEEPIPECDVEQWNKDFMQRSEELYDAMMDSRWEPIDSVNSPIPSLS
- the trnau1apb gene encoding tRNA selenocysteine 1-associated protein 1-like isoform X2 translates to MFNRQTSLWMGDLDPYMDENFIKQAFSAMGESPFGVKIITHRITGGSAGYCFVELADEASVDRCVQRLNGKLVPGSNPPRKFKLNYATYGKRPEAGPEFSVFVGDLASEVDDFQLHQVFKKYLSCKGAKVVTDQYGYSRGYGFVKFGEESEQKKAIEECQGTMLGGKPLRLSIAVAKSQKMSNYHGGQGQNYHNNYNQSQSSYYGSNSTAGQGGYYSQWGGYDQYSGYNNSGYNSGYSSGYNSGYNYSYGPYGYPPPGHMMPPPPVPPTSTDMSGATESHEEAGGIEEDNAEEPIPECDVEQWNKDFMQRSEELYDAMMDSRWEPIDSVNSPIPSLS